In one Nocardioides sp. NBC_00368 genomic region, the following are encoded:
- a CDS encoding MFS transporter has product MIRPPSDPVERPLVGAVAALSLARGMFFAVSALYFTRTIGLSAVTVGIGLTVAGAVGVVATYAGGRLSDRWGADRVQLVSMTSYGIALLAYALARDVVAFVLVATWVSASRGFQSSAQSTLVARWFDGPERVAVRARLRVVMNVMIGVGTLLAAVALAVDTGAAYRATMVLVGVLTTVAAVPLVGLRRRVAGLGETMDAGSGPTAAKGPSPLRDRTYVTVTVLSGVMAIHFGVTSIGVPLWVADHTDAPTVLVSVLLVVNTVYVALFQVRASRGTHDIATAGRAVRGAGFLLLGACGLFAAAAYAGPVVATALLLAAAIASSAAETRGEAGSWGLAFELADQERAGAYQGVSQMGYALAHMLAPLVVTATAIDHGTGGWMVLGAIFAITGILTAVLARQAAAARARVEPQRSEYVASETPV; this is encoded by the coding sequence ATGATCCGACCTCCCAGCGATCCGGTCGAGCGTCCGCTCGTCGGAGCCGTCGCCGCTCTCTCGCTCGCCCGCGGCATGTTCTTCGCGGTCAGCGCGCTCTACTTCACCCGCACGATCGGGCTCTCGGCGGTCACCGTCGGTATCGGCCTGACCGTTGCCGGCGCGGTCGGCGTCGTGGCCACGTACGCAGGTGGGCGGCTCAGCGACCGATGGGGTGCCGACCGGGTGCAGCTGGTGTCGATGACGAGCTACGGCATCGCTCTGCTGGCCTACGCCCTGGCCCGGGACGTGGTTGCGTTCGTGCTGGTCGCGACCTGGGTCTCGGCCTCGCGTGGCTTCCAGTCGAGCGCGCAGTCGACGCTGGTCGCGCGCTGGTTCGACGGTCCCGAGCGGGTGGCCGTACGCGCCCGGCTGCGCGTGGTGATGAACGTGATGATCGGGGTCGGGACGCTGCTCGCAGCGGTGGCGCTGGCCGTGGACACCGGGGCGGCCTATCGCGCCACGATGGTGCTCGTCGGCGTGCTCACGACGGTCGCCGCGGTGCCGCTCGTCGGGCTCAGGCGCCGGGTCGCCGGGCTGGGCGAGACGATGGATGCCGGCTCCGGACCCACGGCGGCCAAGGGTCCCTCGCCGCTGCGCGATCGCACCTATGTGACCGTGACCGTGCTCAGCGGGGTGATGGCGATCCACTTCGGGGTGACCTCGATCGGGGTGCCGCTGTGGGTGGCCGACCACACCGACGCACCGACCGTCCTGGTCTCCGTGCTCCTCGTGGTGAACACCGTCTACGTCGCGCTCTTCCAGGTGCGGGCCTCGCGCGGCACCCACGACATCGCCACGGCGGGACGGGCGGTGCGGGGTGCCGGCTTCCTGCTGCTGGGCGCGTGCGGCCTCTTCGCCGCGGCGGCCTACGCCGGCCCCGTGGTCGCCACCGCGCTTCTGCTCGCGGCCGCGATCGCCTCCTCGGCCGCCGAGACCCGTGGCGAGGCGGGCAGTTGGGGGCTGGCCTTCGAGCTCGCCGACCAGGAAAGGGCCGGCGCCTACCAGGGCGTGAGCCAGATGGGCTACGCGCTCGCCCACATGCTCGCGCCGCTGGTCGTGACCGCCACGGCGATCGACCACGGCACCGGTGGGTGGATGGTGCTCGGTGCGATCTTCGCGATCACCGGGATCCTCACCGCGGTGCTGGCTCGGCAGGCGGCCGCGGCACGGGCCCGGGTCGAGCCTCAGCGCAGCGAGTACGTCGCCAGCGAGACGCCCGTGTAG
- a CDS encoding ArsR/SmtB family transcription factor encodes MIRYELAGPDLSEVRFAISPLNELTLSLRALRDAGRFPLHLPWLRSVGTADLDRETLLALTNDRLWTPDFLNPRPRTPLARLEDELEVVAATPPERVRADLAAVHFDGGPPAILAGRPQEVLHRVLTALRGYWDACFEPHWQRMRAVLEADIVYRGRTIVHSGMAAMFADISPRVSLADDILSIRLTTSKVDYRRTTAGVGLTVVPTLFTRNPSTPISPEEPPVMFYPARGLGNLWTTDRPQAPGALRDLIGETRSGLLTLLEAPASSTELAVRLGVTTTAVNQHLRAMRAAGLLTSARHGRSVLYLRSDLGDRFVHAAT; translated from the coding sequence ATGATCAGGTACGAGCTGGCCGGTCCCGACCTGAGCGAGGTCAGGTTCGCCATCTCGCCGCTCAACGAGCTGACCCTCTCGCTGCGCGCGCTGCGTGACGCCGGCCGGTTCCCGCTCCACCTGCCCTGGCTCCGCTCCGTCGGCACCGCCGACCTGGACCGCGAGACCCTCCTCGCGCTGACCAACGACAGGCTCTGGACCCCGGACTTCCTCAACCCCCGGCCGCGCACCCCGCTGGCCCGGCTCGAGGACGAGCTCGAGGTGGTCGCGGCGACCCCACCGGAGCGGGTACGCGCCGACCTCGCCGCGGTCCACTTCGACGGCGGCCCGCCCGCGATCCTCGCCGGGCGCCCGCAGGAGGTGCTGCACCGCGTCCTCACCGCTCTCCGCGGCTACTGGGACGCCTGCTTCGAGCCGCACTGGCAGCGGATGCGCGCGGTGCTGGAGGCCGACATCGTCTACCGCGGGCGCACGATCGTCCACTCCGGCATGGCCGCGATGTTCGCCGACATCTCACCCCGGGTCTCCCTGGCCGACGACATCCTCTCGATCCGGCTCACCACCTCGAAGGTCGACTACCGGCGTACGACCGCGGGCGTCGGCCTCACCGTGGTCCCCACCCTGTTCACCCGCAACCCGTCCACGCCGATCTCGCCGGAGGAGCCGCCGGTCATGTTCTACCCGGCGCGCGGCCTCGGCAACCTCTGGACGACCGACCGGCCGCAGGCGCCGGGGGCGCTGCGCGACCTCATCGGCGAGACTCGCTCCGGGCTCCTCACCCTGCTGGAGGCGCCGGCGTCCTCGACCGAGCTGGCCGTACGCCTCGGGGTCACCACCACGGCCGTCAACCAGCACCTCCGTGCGATGCGCGCGGCCGGGCTCCTGACCTCGGCCCGCCATGGCCGCTCGGTCCTCTACCTCCGCTCGGACCTCGGCGATCGTTTCGTCCACGCAGCGACATGA